The DNA window AATTATTAGATCACGCAAAGTCATTAGAAATCCAAGATCAAATTCAATGGAAAACTCATGATGTTGATATCGTTGAATATCTTAACATGGCAGACGTTCTTATCTTACCCTATATCAGCATGGAAGGAACAGAAGGAAATCCTTCCTGTCTTCTCGAAGCAGCTGCTTGTAAAGTGCCTATCGTTACCTCTGATTTCGCAGAATTACGTGAAATCATGAAACCAGATGTTGATGTGCTTATAGCTCCACCAGGTAACATCGAGAAACTTAGCGAGCAGATACAACGTATTCTAGGCGATCATAAACTCGCTAAAAAACTTACAGAAAACGCTTACAAAAAGAAAGAAGAGTATAAGAACACAGTTATTGCAGATGAGTTTGTAGAATTGTATAAAAAAATAAAACAATAATTTGCTTACTTCCCTGCATACAACGGTGCTAATTCTGTAGGATAGTTAACAAGCTCAGCATCTGCAAACCTAGTAATACCCACATATTCAGCAACACGTTGAACACGAGAAGCAAGAGTTTTAATAACGCCAGGTGACCATTGCCGATGACCAGTAATGGCATCAGCAATAACAAGATCAAGATGTGGTGCTATGGCAGCAGCAGGTGCGCGAGCCCTCCACAACCCTTCCGCAGCATAAAATGAATACACTGGAATTTCTTGTTTTAATCCTGCCTGTACAGCAGTAAACCGAGCTTGATCAAAAAATTCCGCTGCGTAATCATGCTTTCCATTTCGACTTAACGCAATAGCATATTGACATCGAGCTGTTGCAAGGAAAAAGTTCGGCTTGTCACCCTGTTTTTCACGCCCAATCAATTCACTTCGCGCATCATCAAGAGAAGATTTTCCCAATTCTTGACGAGAAGAAGATAAGCCCGCTGCGCTCTCAACATATTCTATTAAAGAAGGACGTCCAACGAAACTAAGTGGTTTCAAGACTTTCGCTTTAAATGTACCAAATGATTTGTCTAATTCTTGCGGAAGAGTAAAATCCCTAAATTCAAGAGCATCACCAATGATGGTTGAACGCACACCATACATACGTAAAAGTTGATTAACAAGATCTTGTTGTACAAATATTTCCTCACCTGTTGCCGCAGCTAGTTTATAAAGATCCAACGCAGCATTAGCAGCGCCGAACGCCACCACATCACGCCAAGACTGTCCTTCTGTGCCAAAAAATCCATAGCGCGCGCCAAGAGCTATTTCTTCAGCTAACTGTCCAGCACCAAAGTATGTTTCAGCAAGATCACCTCTTTGACTTGCATAGCCAGCAGCAAGAGATAATGCACCTAAAGCACCTTCACCTGATTTTGCGTGACGTAATTGATTGCTTAGTTTTGCCGCAGCAACGAGTACTAAATCAGAAGGAAGACCTTGCGCGATAGCAACATTACATGCTAGCTGGTGACGTTCCAAAGGTGAGAGAATAGGAGTACCTTGTTCTTTTTCTAAAGGCGTTTGACGTCCTGCCCACAAATCTTCTAAATGAGATAACCCATTATTGAGATTTTGAACGAAGAGTTGCCCTAAAGTATGAGTCCCCTCATCCTGACCAGGAATAGGTTGTGCAGCAACCCAGCGTCGTTGTAATTCTAACAAAACAGGAGAAGAATAATTTAATTGCATAATAATTCACCAAGAAGCTACTTAAAAGTAGTCCTATTTAAAGTTTATCAAAGAAGAACAACCCACCCAACAACTTACTCCACAGCTACTTTAATCACAACTTTCCTAACCTTCCCACTGCCACCCATGGGTGCATGTGCATCGTGTGGAAAAAAGACGGCAAACGAGCCAGAAGGTACTTCCACCCAGTTCACAACTTTATCTGTAAAAAAAGTATAATCATCTTTCTCATTAAACGAACCTTCAGGTATACACATAGAAACATCCTTCCATCCTATCACATCCGTCCCTGACACAGTAAAATGGATATCAATGTATTTTCGATGTCCCTCATATTTCACCGCATCAGGACCTTTCTGCTCACCCTCTACCATGATAGCATACACATTATCACCATCAATTTCATGCCGACCAAGCGTAAGTGTCGCAACATGTCCAGCTTGTAAGAACATAAACGCTTGATTAAATCGGTCATGCACTTGAGTATAAAGCGCAGCATTTTTGAGAGAATCAATGATCATGGTAATGTTTAAATGCCAGATACTTAATATCTCTTTCGTAGAAAATACTCCCACACTGCTTTCTCCATCGTAGCAAAATCAGTGTCAACATCAGTGGTCTTAATACTAATTCCCTCAAACTTACGAACCAAAACAGAATACAATTTCATCTGCCTCTCTAGCTCCGCCACCGATTGCTGTTTACGTCGTTCAAAAAGAACTGAAGCATCATTATACAAATAAAATGTCAATGTAGGTTTAGGAACAAACCATAACAATATCTTTTTCTCCCACAGTGGCACATGCGGCATGACAAAAATATCACTCGCATACCGATCCGTAATGACAATCTGTTTACATTTTCGTTTAGGAAAAATAACCAATAAATATCGCAACAACAGATCTAATGTATAAACAGGGGCTGCCAGACCATACAGCAACCGTTGAAGAACCGTCCCTTTCTTCTCACCAACTGCGTTCTCTGTACTCAACCCTTGTTTCCCTTCCTTCTTCTTATACACGCCAGCCAACCGTTTAATCGGTAAAATGTTATTTTTACCACGGCCCGTATACACTAACGAAACCTTGCGCGTCTTCGACAACAGTTCATACATCTGCTGAGCATTCGAACTCTTACCCGACCCATCAGGACCAATAAATGCAATCAACGGATAAGAATGAAAAAAACGCTTCCAACGCAACCAACGTAAAGACAACAATGACATTGTCCACCAACGACGCGCAGAACGTAAAATAAACCACAACGCATATCCCCACCCTTTATGTTCTAAAAGTTGATAATGATGAACTTTAAGAGAAGATACAAAACGACTCGCCGTTCTTGTTCCAAACACAGGAAATAATCGTTGCTGGACATATTCCCAATTTAGTTTATGGCCTGCCAACTCTTTAATTCGCTGCTGATATTTCTCTTTAACAAAACGCTTACCCAACAGTGAATGACATAGATACATCACTAACGCGTCCTCATTGGATGGAATAAAGAAAAATTCTTTCTTAATACGATGAGATAAAAGCAATTCTGCAGGTAAATAACACATATCATTCCAATGAATGCCGCCAATTTGAATATCAAAACCAAACTTTTCATGAATTGATTGAATGTAGATTCCATATCCTTTATGTTGACGTGAGAATTGCGTGGGATAAGCAACAAACCCATATTTTTCCAACACAATAGTAGCTCGACTAAAATCTTTTGCCGCAACCACTAGATCTAAATCATTCCCTCGTGACGCAGATACATCATACAGAAACTCATAATTACGCAATACACAATAGCAAACACCTGCTTTGTTCCAGTCTTCTAGAATACCACGCACGAGATTAACAAGAACATCTCTCTTATTCATTATTGCCACCTTGCTGTATTTTTTTACCGCGAAATCGAAGAATCAACACAATATTTCTTCTGATTTCAGCAAATTGAATAAGTTTTGTAACATGACAAAAGAGAAAATAAACAACACCACTTACTAAAAATGAAATCGATCCATTGATCGCATGACCAAAAGGTAATACGCTGTTAAGACCTATCAAAATCCCTGTAAAAATACCCAATGCAATAATCATTAATCCATGTTGTTTCCAAGGCACATGTCCTCCTACTCGTAGCACTACTTGACGCAAAGAAAGTACATACACCACAAAATAACTTAATGCTGTCATGACTGCTGCACCATAATAACCATAGAGAGGGATAGCAATCAGATTCCCAAGGATATTGACGATCGCACCAATAAAAATAACTTTCGTCACATCTTGTGGTCGACCAGTAGCAGAAATGATAGTGTTCGAAATCGACGCCACAACATATAATAGAGTAGATATAACGACA is part of the Candidatus Woesearchaeota archaeon genome and encodes:
- a CDS encoding YhcH/YjgK/YiaL family protein, coding for MIIDSLKNAALYTQVHDRFNQAFMFLQAGHVATLTLGRHEIDGDNVYAIMVEGEQKGPDAVKYEGHRKYIDIHFTVSGTDVIGWKDVSMCIPEGSFNEKDDYTFFTDKVVNWVEVPSGSFAVFFPHDAHAPMGGSGKVRKVVIKVAVE